Below is a genomic region from Escherichia ruysiae.
ACCATGAGTAAAGCTGTCCGGCACTACCCGCCCCTGACTTTGCTGCTGTAAGCGGTCATCGCCGATGGCTTGCGCCGCATTCAGCGCCTCTTCCAGATCGCCAGTTTCCAGAACGCCTTGTTGCTGCATACTGTGCCCCCAGACACCGGCAAAACAGTCGGCCTGGAGTTCCATACGCACAGATAAGCGGTTCACTTCCGCCTGCGTCGCGTTTTGTTGCAATTGACGGACTTTCGGTTCAATGCCTAACAGTTTCTGCACATGATGACCGACTTCATGGGCGATAACGTATCCCTGAGCGAAATCACCATCCGCGCCCAGTTTGTCTTTCATGTCATCATAGAAAGAGAGATCGATATAGACCGTACCATCCGCCGGGCAATAGAACGGCCCCATAATGGACTGTCCGGCGCCGCAACCGGTGCGTGTCATTCCGCGATACATCACCAGCTTCGGTTGCTGATAAGTCTTACCCATCTTCTCGAATTGCTGTCCCCAGGTGTCTTCCGTGGTTGCCAGAATTACCGAGGTGAATTTTGCTGCTTCATCTTCATTTGGGCTAATTGAGCGCGTTGATTGCTGTTGAGAAATCGGCTGTCCGGTCATCAACCCAGTTAAATCAACACCATAGTAGCCAGCAACCAGCACCACTACCAGTAAAATCAGCCCACCTTTACCGCTTGGCAGACGGAAACCGGGACCGCCCATTGACGGGCCACCAGAGCTGTTTCGCCTGTCTTCAACATTGTCACTTTCACGACGCCCTTGCCAGCGCATAGATACCTCAACAATATATTCATTATAGTGATGATCGTAGGTGCTTCAGAGGAAGATTACCACAGAAAAACGGGAGGAAATGATGGAGGAATGAGCGTTCAATTCACGTATTACAAGAGCAGTCATCTTGCCGTGCCAGCAGCACGGCAAGATGATGAACAGAAAAATCAGTCCAGCTGTACACCCAGGCGGCGGGCGACGGCTTCATAAGCTTCAATCAGGCCACCGAGGCTCTGGCGGAAACGGTCTTTGTCCATTTTCTCCAGCGTTTCTTTGTCCCACAGGCGGCTACCGTCCGGGGAGAACTCATCGCCCAGTACCACTTCGCCTTTGTACAGGCCAAACTCCAGCTTAAAGTCGACCAGAATCAGACCGGCATCATCAAACAGTTTTTTCAGCACGTCGTTCGCTTTGTAGGTCAGTTCTTTCATACGCGCCAGGTTCTCTTTGCTTACCCAGCCAAAGGTTTCGCAATAAGATTCGTTAACCATCGGGTCATGCATGGCATCGTTTTTCAGGAACAGATCGAACAGCGGCGGGTTCAGCTCAATACCTTCTTCAATTCCAAGACGTTTCACCAGAGAGCCAGCAGCACGGTTACGTACGACACACTCAACCGGCACCATATCCAGCTTTTTCACCAGACATTCAGTATCGGAGAGCAGACGCTCCATTTGAGTCGGGATACCCGCTTCAGCCAGTTTGCTCATAATGAAGTAGTTGAACTTGTTGTTCACCATACCTTTGCGATCAAACTGCTCAATGCGCGCACCATCACCTGCTGACGTATCATTGCGGAATTCGAGCACCAACAGATCCGGGTTTTCCGTGCTGTATACGGTTTTCGCTTTACCACGATACAACTCAGCTTGCTTTTGCATCTTTATCACTCCTGGGTGTGAATTAACGTTTTAAAATCTTTTGCTGTCTGGTGTGCCGGATATTTTGTCGGATGCGGCGTGAACGCCTTATCTGACCTGTGTCCGACAAACAAATTTCGTGCGAATTAACGCTAAAATCGCGTTTTTCTGCCGACGCACACGTTTGCGTATCATAACAGAAAAAAGGGCCGGATTACTCCAGCCCTGTATTTTTACTTGCTAAACGCTGCCTGGAAGACAGATACCAGTGCGTCGTTTTGGCTTTGAGTCAGCGTATGGCCTTTCGGATCGATGAACTGCAAGCTGCTGCGGTTATCTAAATCACCGACTTGCAGTTTATAGTCACCGGATGCCAGGCCTGGATCGCTCGCGCCCAGTTCCTGCCAGTCGCTGTCAGACAACGGCTTATAGGTCACGGCCATGCTGCCCTGCGAACGGGTGCTGTCGGTCACTTTCATGCCCACTTTTTCCAGCGCCGCTGGCAGACGTTGCCAAACCACGTTGAACGGCCCGCGAACGACCAGCATTGGTAAGCCTGTGTCATCAGCAGCACTTTGTACGTCCATGGTGGTGGAAGCACGGTTTTGCGCCGCATTAGCCGCATCGGTCACGGATTTATCCAGACCGGCGGAAATGACGTTCATCATCTCCGTGCTGTAACGCTGCATGGAAGCCGCGTCTGCAACCGGTTTGCCCGCCTGCTCCAGGTTCAGCAGTTTCACCGTTACCGCCTGCTGATAACCCTGCGGTTTAACAGAGATTTGATAACGACCGCGATACTGCTCGTCTTCGTCCAGACGATTCCATTGCACCCAATCGGTAGTCAGCGTCTGACCAGCATCATCGCGTTGGGTAATGGTGTAGTTTTTCGCCTGCAGCACGCTAACAACCTGCGGCCACAAAGTATTACCACGACCATTTTCTACCAGCAGCGAGGCGGTGTCGCCCGTAAACTGGGTACGTGCGCCGGAAATCAGCGCCAACGGCTGGGCAGGTGGACGAATGTCCAGCGCCTTACCGACAGCACCGCTACCGTTGGTCACCGGTATTGCATAATCACCGGAAGTCACCGGCAAAATCATTCCTGCCGGGGCATGAAGCTCCGCAAGCGGTGCCGCTTCCAGATAGGCTTCATCACCACTCACCTGACGCTTATAG
It encodes:
- the ypfJ gene encoding KPN_02809 family neutral zinc metallopeptidase is translated as MRWQGRRESDNVEDRRNSSGGPSMGGPGFRLPSGKGGLILLVVVLVAGYYGVDLTGLMTGQPISQQQSTRSISPNEDEAAKFTSVILATTEDTWGQQFEKMGKTYQQPKLVMYRGMTRTGCGAGQSIMGPFYCPADGTVYIDLSFYDDMKDKLGADGDFAQGYVIAHEVGHHVQKLLGIEPKVRQLQQNATQAEVNRLSVRMELQADCFAGVWGHSMQQQGVLETGDLEEALNAAQAIGDDRLQQQSQGRVVPDSFTHGTSQQRYSWFKRGFDSGDPAQCNTFGKSI
- the purC gene encoding phosphoribosylaminoimidazolesuccinocarboxamide synthase, which translates into the protein MQKQAELYRGKAKTVYSTENPDLLVLEFRNDTSAGDGARIEQFDRKGMVNNKFNYFIMSKLAEAGIPTQMERLLSDTECLVKKLDMVPVECVVRNRAAGSLVKRLGIEEGIELNPPLFDLFLKNDAMHDPMVNESYCETFGWVSKENLARMKELTYKANDVLKKLFDDAGLILVDFKLEFGLYKGEVVLGDEFSPDGSRLWDKETLEKMDKDRFRQSLGGLIEAYEAVARRLGVQLD
- the bamC gene encoding outer membrane protein assembly factor BamC yields the protein MAYSVQKSRLAKVAGVSLVLLLAACSSDSRYKRQVSGDEAYLEAAPLAELHAPAGMILPVTSGDYAIPVTNGSGAVGKALDIRPPAQPLALISGARTQFTGDTASLLVENGRGNTLWPQVVSVLQAKNYTITQRDDAGQTLTTDWVQWNRLDEDEQYRGRYQISVKPQGYQQAVTVKLLNLEQAGKPVADAASMQRYSTEMMNVISAGLDKSVTDAANAAQNRASTTMDVQSAADDTGLPMLVVRGPFNVVWQRLPAALEKVGMKVTDSTRSQGSMAVTYKPLSDSDWQELGASDPGLASGDYKLQVGDLDNRSSLQFIDPKGHTLTQSQNDALVSVFQAAFSK